From Saccharothrix espanaensis DSM 44229, the proteins below share one genomic window:
- a CDS encoding dihydrofolate reductase family protein: MYDTEPQTAGGKVLWHFTMSLDGFVAGPGHAMDWMTGLSNRPGLIDEYVETTGAVLGGRDGWDLAVASGGRTYGGAWDGPVFVLTHHPEDATPADGVTFLDCGPVEAVRIGLEAASGKNLEVLSPTIGRQLLELGLIDEIDLHIAPVLLGEGIRLYDNPGAAPIRLHRVGEGDPAAEINVRYRPHPPAPARA; this comes from the coding sequence ATGTACGACACCGAGCCGCAGACCGCGGGCGGGAAGGTGCTCTGGCACTTCACGATGTCACTGGACGGATTCGTGGCGGGGCCCGGCCACGCGATGGACTGGATGACCGGGCTCTCGAACCGCCCGGGGCTGATCGACGAGTACGTCGAGACCACCGGCGCCGTGCTGGGAGGCAGGGACGGCTGGGACCTGGCCGTCGCGTCCGGCGGCCGTACCTACGGCGGCGCCTGGGACGGACCGGTCTTCGTGCTGACCCATCACCCCGAGGACGCCACCCCCGCCGACGGGGTCACGTTCCTGGACTGCGGGCCGGTCGAGGCGGTGCGGATCGGACTGGAGGCGGCCAGCGGCAAGAACCTCGAGGTGCTCTCGCCGACCATCGGCCGTCAGCTTCTCGAACTGGGACTGATCGACGAGATCGACCTGCACATCGCGCCGGTCCTGCTCGGTGAAGGCATCCGGCTGTACGACAACCCCGGCGCAGCACCGATCCGCCTGCATCGGGTCGGCGAAGGCGACCCCGCTGCGGAAATCAACGTGCGGTACCGACCTCACCCGCCCGCACCGGCGAGGGCCTGA
- a CDS encoding LysR family transcriptional regulator encodes MINEEIRHDCSAMLNNPGMERQDIEVFLTLAEELHFARTAERLRLAPASISQTIRKLERRFGAPLFTRTTRRVDLTPLGRQLLDDLGPAYARVQAAIERAVTAGRGETGELRLGYMSAAVARRVLTLIDAVRGHVPGIQVNIIETALADLYGPLRRAEVDLSVLPLPVAEPDLTVGPVLLSETALLAVSTTHPLARRAPVTTDDLAEQTFLFAQGLPEYWVEHHLPTTRSTARVTTLPGFQEMLAYAASGHGVALVGAQVEQLYPRPNLTCLPIEGGPTFDYALVWRTDDLSPPAATFLHHAQTHRT; translated from the coding sequence GTGATCAACGAGGAGATCCGCCACGATTGTTCAGCCATGCTGAATAATCCGGGTATGGAACGGCAGGACATCGAGGTGTTCCTCACGCTGGCCGAGGAACTGCACTTCGCCCGTACCGCGGAACGCCTGCGGCTGGCCCCCGCCTCGATCAGCCAAACGATCAGGAAACTGGAACGCCGGTTCGGCGCACCGCTGTTCACCAGGACCACGCGGCGAGTGGACCTGACCCCGCTGGGCCGGCAACTGCTGGACGACCTCGGCCCGGCCTACGCCCGGGTCCAGGCCGCGATCGAGCGGGCGGTCACCGCGGGGCGCGGCGAAACGGGCGAGCTGCGCCTGGGCTACATGTCCGCCGCAGTGGCACGCCGGGTCCTGACGCTCATCGACGCCGTTCGCGGTCACGTACCCGGCATCCAGGTGAACATCATTGAGACCGCCCTGGCCGACCTGTACGGACCACTGCGCCGAGCCGAGGTCGACCTGTCCGTACTCCCCCTGCCCGTCGCCGAACCCGATCTCACCGTCGGGCCCGTCCTGCTCTCCGAGACCGCGCTGCTCGCCGTCTCCACCACCCACCCCCTGGCCCGACGTGCGCCGGTGACAACCGACGACCTCGCCGAACAGACTTTCCTGTTCGCCCAAGGCCTTCCCGAATACTGGGTCGAGCACCACCTGCCCACGACCCGCTCGACGGCCAGGGTCACCACGCTGCCCGGGTTCCAGGAGATGCTGGCCTACGCCGCCTCCGGACACGGCGTCGCCCTCGTGGGCGCCCAGGTCGAACAGCTCTACCCACGCCCGAACCTGACCTGCCTGCCCATCGAAGGCGGCCCCACCTTCGACTACGCCCTGGTCTGGCGCACCGACGACCTCAGCCCTCCCGCCGCCACCTTCCTCCACCACGCACAAACCCACAGGACATGA
- a CDS encoding transposase has protein sequence MTPTCTAPTPDAAAAALEDLAEQWGRKYGAMIRLWRNAWDDFVPFLDYDVEIRRMICSTNAIESLNARHRRAIRARRHFPTEQSAMKSLYLVSRSPDLTGTGRARWTMRWKPVLKAFATRSVTAGRTPKPRRAAGFRVA, from the coding sequence ATCACCCCGACCTGCACCGCACCCACCCCCGACGCCGCGGCAGCCGCGCTGGAGGACCTGGCCGAGCAATGGGGCCGCAAGTACGGGGCGATGATCCGGTTGTGGCGCAACGCCTGGGACGATTTCGTGCCGTTCCTGGACTACGACGTGGAGATCCGGCGGATGATCTGTTCCACCAACGCGATCGAGTCGCTCAACGCCCGCCACCGCCGGGCGATCCGCGCCCGCAGGCACTTCCCCACCGAACAGTCGGCGATGAAGAGTCTGTACCTTGTCAGCCGCAGCCCCGACCTGACCGGGACGGGCCGTGCCAGGTGGACGATGCGCTGGAAGCCCGTGCTGAAAGCCTTCGCCACACGTTCGGTGACCGCTGGCCGAACGCCGAAACCTAGGCGGGCGGCTGGTTTCCGCGTTGCTTGA
- a CDS encoding transposase, whose product MHDVSFLVCDGLKGLPDAVADVSPHTVVQACVVHLIRNIFRLVARQDRDAVNGASPRPAPHPPPTPRQPRWRTWPSNGAASTGR is encoded by the coding sequence GTGCACGACGTGTCCTTCCTGGTCTGCGACGGTCTCAAGGGCCTGCCCGACGCGGTGGCCGACGTGTCGCCGCACACCGTCGTGCAGGCCTGCGTGGTGCACCTGATCCGCAACATCTTCCGGCTGGTGGCCCGCCAGGACCGGGACGCGGTGAACGGGGCATCACCCCGACCTGCACCGCACCCACCCCCGACGCCGCGGCAGCCGCGCTGGAGGACCTGGCCGAGCAATGGGGCCGCAAGTACGGGGCGATGA
- a CDS encoding transposase, with translation MRNGSRSKTVISDAAGEVGIEVPATGREPSNHRLSKSGKRRLADVDEIVLSLYGKGLTTRWISAHLAEIYGASVSEETVSRITDKVVAEMNDWAARPLDAAIGVTVDGRKDVLGCGRAPAARALSSGRAGWSS, from the coding sequence GTGCGCAACGGCAGCCGGAGCAAGACCGTGATCTCGGATGCGGCGGGCGAAGTCGGGATCGAGGTGCCCGCGACCGGGAGGGAACCTTCGAACCACAGATTGTCAAAAAGCGGCAAACGCCGTCTCGCCGACGTCGACGAGATCGTGTTGTCGTTGTATGGCAAGGGATTGACCACCAGGTGGATCTCGGCGCACCTCGCTGAGATCTACGGCGCCTCGGTGTCGGAGGAGACGGTCTCGCGCATCACCGACAAGGTCGTCGCGGAGATGAACGACTGGGCCGCGCGCCCGCTCGACGCCGCGATCGGCGTCACGGTGGACGGCCGCAAGGACGTGCTCGGCTGTGGACGGGCGCCGGCGGCGAGGGCGCTAAGTTCTGGACGGGCGGGCTGGTCGAGCTGA
- a CDS encoding SDR family oxidoreductase → MTGASTGMGASAARELARRGFHVLAGVRRDRDADAIRSTGVEPIILDITKSEQVEALAARVAGDPRALHALVNNAGIQVNAPVEALPMTQWRWVFEVNLFGHIAITQALLPALLRSKGRVINISSVGGKVAMATYGAYAGAKFALEAVSDSLRREVAPLGVQVVVVEPGGVRTEMATRGIATANKLAAQMTPEQHERYGSLVQATNTLMASGTASGLTADAAARVIAKAVTIRRPRTRYTIGRDAALITRLTRMLSDRTLDRVIAANLRRHYPKAATRAYSG, encoded by the coding sequence GTGACCGGAGCCTCCACGGGCATGGGCGCGTCAGCAGCCCGCGAACTGGCTCGCCGGGGATTCCACGTCCTGGCCGGCGTGCGACGCGACCGTGACGCCGACGCCATCCGATCGACCGGCGTCGAGCCGATCATCCTCGACATCACCAAGTCCGAGCAGGTGGAAGCACTCGCCGCGCGGGTCGCCGGCGACCCGCGCGCGCTGCACGCGCTCGTCAACAACGCGGGCATCCAGGTGAACGCCCCGGTCGAAGCCCTGCCGATGACGCAGTGGCGGTGGGTGTTCGAAGTCAACCTGTTCGGCCACATCGCCATCACTCAGGCGCTCCTGCCCGCGCTGCTGCGCAGCAAGGGTCGCGTGATCAACATCAGCTCGGTCGGCGGCAAGGTCGCCATGGCCACGTACGGCGCGTACGCCGGCGCGAAGTTCGCCCTGGAGGCGGTCAGCGACTCGCTCCGCCGGGAGGTCGCGCCGCTGGGCGTACAGGTGGTCGTGGTCGAGCCCGGCGGCGTCCGCACGGAGATGGCCACCCGCGGGATCGCGACGGCGAACAAACTGGCCGCCCAGATGACGCCGGAGCAACACGAGCGCTACGGCAGCCTGGTCCAGGCGACCAACACGCTGATGGCTTCGGGCACCGCATCAGGCCTGACCGCCGACGCCGCCGCCCGCGTCATCGCGAAGGCCGTGACGATCCGCAGACCGCGCACCCGCTACACCATCGGCCGGGATGCCGCCCTGATCACCCGCCTGACCCGGATGCTGTCCGACCGCACGCTCGACCGCGTCATCGCCGCCAACCTGCGCCGCCACTACCCGAAGGCAGCCACACGCGCCTACAGCGGCTGA
- a CDS encoding TetR/AcrR family transcriptional regulator: protein MATRAESAAATRRALLDAAAELLDLGGPEAVTLREVGARAGVTRGAPYRHFAGKDSLLTAVATEGWERIGDRVHALRTDPALSASEKLCGALRALIGVGRDQPHLYQMLFRQRGDRPGERGEGLERVRLQLCGPEGDPAAAVRAAERFQDEFLAIVATLVKERNAPHYGALLLSSAHGIAGMELSGHLGPDKWRTTADGLVDTLVRMVADAGETT, encoded by the coding sequence ATGGCCACCCGTGCGGAATCCGCCGCCGCCACCCGCCGCGCCCTGCTCGACGCGGCCGCCGAGCTCCTCGACCTCGGCGGCCCCGAGGCGGTCACCTTGCGCGAGGTGGGCGCGCGGGCAGGCGTGACGCGGGGAGCGCCGTACCGGCACTTCGCGGGCAAGGACAGCCTGCTGACCGCCGTCGCGACCGAGGGTTGGGAACGGATCGGCGACCGGGTACACGCCCTGCGGACCGACCCGGCCCTGTCGGCCTCCGAGAAGCTGTGCGGCGCGCTCCGCGCCCTCATCGGCGTCGGCCGGGACCAGCCGCACCTCTACCAGATGTTGTTCAGGCAGCGCGGAGACCGTCCCGGAGAACGCGGTGAAGGCCTCGAGCGCGTCCGGCTCCAGCTATGCGGACCGGAGGGTGACCCGGCCGCGGCTGTTCGCGCGGCCGAACGCTTCCAGGACGAGTTCCTGGCCATCGTCGCCACCCTCGTGAAGGAGCGGAACGCACCGCACTACGGCGCCCTGCTGCTCAGCAGCGCCCACGGCATCGCGGGCATGGAGCTCAGCGGCCACCTCGGCCCAGACAAGTGGCGCACCACCGCCGACGGGCTCGTCGACACCCTCGTCCGCATGGTCGCGGACGCCGGCGAAACGACATAG
- a CDS encoding alpha/beta fold hydrolase: MRPISGGLPSLGRHVDVDGHRLWIHRSGTGGPAVVFLPGAGAMGLDYLLAHDRVAEFTTSVIYDRAGTGWSQDADLPRSLDEVTDELRALLRALDVPPPYVLVGHSLGGAYTLRYAQRFPDEVAALLQLEPLHPDYDDYMPERLKLAANNMADMELPEVTDDLAALARGQFESGMLDVFPDDIRGQLIDKHTSPERLLIGIREGVNVQSLLDELRAGGPMPDVPVIVLSGTAIGAEQTVFQSEENLREQIAGSQRLFEAITAATPHGEHRALADASHITIPMVRSDAVADAAHDLLSGLRAT, from the coding sequence ATGAGACCGATTTCAGGTGGGCTGCCGTCCCTCGGGCGCCACGTCGATGTCGACGGACACCGGCTGTGGATCCACCGTTCGGGCACCGGTGGGCCCGCCGTCGTGTTCCTGCCCGGCGCGGGCGCGATGGGGTTGGACTACCTGCTCGCCCACGACAGGGTCGCCGAGTTCACCACGTCGGTCATCTACGACCGCGCCGGTACCGGCTGGAGCCAGGACGCGGACCTGCCCCGTTCCCTCGACGAGGTCACCGACGAACTGCGCGCACTGTTGCGCGCTTTGGACGTGCCGCCGCCCTACGTGCTCGTGGGCCACTCGTTGGGCGGTGCCTACACCCTGCGCTACGCCCAGCGGTTCCCCGACGAGGTCGCCGCGCTGCTCCAGCTCGAACCCCTCCACCCCGACTACGACGACTACATGCCCGAGCGCCTGAAGCTGGCGGCCAACAACATGGCGGACATGGAGCTGCCGGAGGTGACCGACGACCTCGCAGCCCTGGCCCGCGGGCAGTTCGAGAGCGGCATGCTCGACGTCTTCCCCGACGACATCCGCGGACAGCTGATCGACAAGCACACCAGCCCTGAGAGGCTGCTCATCGGGATACGCGAAGGCGTGAACGTCCAGTCCCTGTTGGACGAACTCCGCGCTGGCGGCCCGATGCCCGACGTGCCCGTGATCGTCCTGTCCGGCACCGCGATCGGCGCCGAACAGACAGTGTTCCAGTCCGAGGAGAACCTCCGCGAACAGATCGCCGGCAGCCAACGCCTGTTCGAGGCGATCACCGCCGCGACCCCGCACGGCGAACACCGTGCCCTCGCCGACGCCTCGCACATCACCATCCCGATGGTCAGATCGGACGCCGTGGCCGATGCCGCACACGATCTGCTCAGCGGCCTCCGGGCGACGTGA
- a CDS encoding helix-turn-helix domain-containing protein, with translation MELTQLMLHPIRLRIVNSVFDGRPFTTSQLRDRLPDVPKATMYRHVGLLVEHGLIEVEREERKAGAVERTYRLHRSRTVIDDAAAAAMTKEDHRHGFAAGIASIVGEFEVYIGQDDTDPTTDMASYRQVSLWLDDTEKEAFYEDLIAAVRAHLDNGPSPGRKRHLMAMIMFPTKSTHDT, from the coding sequence ATGGAACTCACGCAGTTGATGCTGCACCCCATCCGGCTGCGGATCGTGAACTCCGTGTTCGACGGCCGGCCGTTCACGACCTCGCAGTTGCGCGATCGGCTGCCGGACGTGCCGAAGGCGACCATGTACCGCCACGTGGGGCTTCTGGTCGAGCACGGGCTGATCGAGGTCGAGCGCGAGGAGCGCAAAGCCGGCGCGGTCGAGCGGACCTACCGGTTGCACCGGTCGCGAACGGTGATCGACGATGCCGCCGCGGCGGCGATGACCAAGGAGGACCACCGTCACGGCTTCGCGGCGGGGATCGCGTCGATCGTGGGCGAGTTCGAGGTGTACATCGGCCAGGACGACACCGACCCGACCACGGACATGGCGAGCTACCGGCAGGTCTCACTCTGGCTCGACGACACCGAGAAGGAGGCCTTCTACGAAGACCTCATCGCCGCTGTCCGCGCACACCTCGACAACGGCCCCTCCCCCGGACGCAAGCGGCACCTCATGGCCATGATCATGTTCCCGACCAAGTCGACCCATGACACGTAG